GGACGCTCTGGTAGCGGTCCCGCTGCTCGGGAGAGGAGGAGTCGAAGGTCAGCACCGGCGGCGGGTCGTTGGAGATCAGCGTCTCCCCCACGTACAGCCCCGCGCGCAGCACGCGGGCCTGCACCTTGTCGCTGACGGGCTCCGCCTGGAATAGCTTCACGACCAGCTGGCCGGTGGTGATCTTGTCGGTGTCCGGGAGAACCTTCACGTTGACCAGGCGGGTGTCGCTCTTGCGCTTCTTGTTGATCACGAGCACCGGTACGACGATCTCCTGCAGAGTCGCACCGCCGTGGACGAATCGTGTTCCCCCGCCAGCGAGCTTGAGGCGGTGGATCGACTTGGCAATCTGGACCTCGATGTCGCCGTCGAGATTGAGTTGCTCAGCGGTGAACGTGGCGAAGGCGTCGTCGACCTTCAGCCCGTGACCGAGCACATAGCGCTTGTTGGCGACGAGAATCTTGTCGCCGTGTGCCTTCTCGGAGAGGAAGAACTGCTCGGGCAGTGCCTCGTCTTGGAAGAGGAAGCCGTGGTCGGCAGTTACGAAGATGTTGGTGGCGTTGGCGTTGGCGGTCTTCTTGACCAGGTCCACCAGCTCGGCCAGCGCCAGCTCGGCGGCTTCGAACACCCGGCGCTCGGTGCCCGGCTTGTCGCCGATCGCGTCGATGACGTCGTGGAAGATGTACAGAACCCGGTTGTTCTTGAACATGTCCCGCCGCTCGTCGGCGGTCAGGGCTCGGAAGGTCTCAGCCTGGATGGCACTGCCGCCCACGGCCTCGAGCACCTTCGAGCGAGGGCCCACCCCGTTGGTGGGCAGGCCGTCGGCGAGCACCGTCTTGCCGTCAACGGAGTGTTTCAGAGTGCGGTGCGGCAGGAGCGCGGCCATGCCGAGCTGGGTGTAGCTCGGCAGGACGCCGAGGACGGCCTCGAGGTCGGCGTTGAACCGGTCCTCCTGGCGGATGCGGGAGCGTAGCTCGTCGGCGACCTCGTATCGGAGGGCGTCGGAGACGATGACCACGGCCTTCTTGTCCTCGCGGAGCAGTTGTTCGACGTAGTCGCCGTAGAACAACCGCTGGGAGCGCAGGACGACCGACTGCCAGCTGGTTGCTGCGTCGACCTGCTTCTGCCAGGCGTTGCCGAGCTCGTAGACGAACTTGTTGGTGTACGTCTTCTCGACGAGGTCTCGCAACGCGTCGAGTGGGTTCGGTCCCTCGAAGGAGCGGCGCGCGTAGGTGAACTGGCGGTAGAGCTGGTCGATGCGGAACCAGTCGCTCCGGTAGCGCTCAAGTCCCTCGTCGAAGGCCGAGATCGTGAAATCGATCGTGCTCAGCCGCGACAGCAGGTCGGCGGCCGCGTCGATCGCCGCATACAGCTGGCGGTAACCATCGATCCACACGCTGCTCTGGCGGGCCCGGACGACATCGGCCACCTCACGAGCGGTGACAGTCTGTTCCGTGACCGCTCGAGCAAGGTCCGCAATGATCTTGCGGTCGGTCTCCTCGAACAGGTCATCCGCGACGAGATCTCGGAACGTCGCGTTCTCGATGCTCGCCGTGTAGTTGAGGTCTGCCGATGCCTGCTTGGCGAGGATCGACATCGCGGCCTGGCTGCGGCGATCGTTGCGGAAGCTGGCGAAGTCGAGCTGAATGTTCTGCAGCCCCCCAGGGCGGTCGGACTTGAAGCCTCCGAGAGCCGCGCGGAACATCCACAAGACGAAGTCATCGACACTCGGTGCGGTCGACTCGTAGCCGTAGATCGAAGCCGCACCGAGCCAGAGAAAGTCCGCGAGCTCGAGATCGCCGAGGGCGTTGTACTTGGAGTGCTGGCCCTTGGATTTCTCAACCAAGAGCGTCCGCATGATCTCAAGGAGGCTGTGCTCCTTCTGCC
The nucleotide sequence above comes from Nocardioides massiliensis. Encoded proteins:
- the pglZ gene encoding BREX-1 system phosphatase PglZ type A, whose protein sequence is MSDVANIKPHLERRFVDRRVVFWHDPQGQYASVVDSLGLPGVTTLRVANDEYAVKYRLLHEQPADKFLIYRSGPLPAGVGNWLLDLELAYGVFTADRSSLVSEELGLTAEGIDAVVARHEKFFNAGKRVETLKGLLTAEDDVARLRAKMSAVVLGQKEHSLLEIMRTLLVEKSKGQHSKYNALGDLELADFLWLGAASIYGYESTAPSVDDFVLWMFRAALGGFKSDRPGGLQNIQLDFASFRNDRRSQAAMSILAKQASADLNYTASIENATFRDLVADDLFEETDRKIIADLARAVTEQTVTAREVADVVRARQSSVWIDGYRQLYAAIDAAADLLSRLSTIDFTISAFDEGLERYRSDWFRIDQLYRQFTYARRSFEGPNPLDALRDLVEKTYTNKFVYELGNAWQKQVDAATSWQSVVLRSQRLFYGDYVEQLLREDKKAVVIVSDALRYEVADELRSRIRQEDRFNADLEAVLGVLPSYTQLGMAALLPHRTLKHSVDGKTVLADGLPTNGVGPRSKVLEAVGGSAIQAETFRALTADERRDMFKNNRVLYIFHDVIDAIGDKPGTERRVFEAAELALAELVDLVKKTANANATNIFVTADHGFLFQDEALPEQFFLSEKAHGDKILVANKRYVLGHGLKVDDAFATFTAEQLNLDGDIEVQIAKSIHRLKLAGGGTRFVHGGATLQEIVVPVLVINKKRKSDTRLVNVKVLPDTDKITTGQLVVKLFQAEPVSDKVQARVLRAGLYVGETLISNDPPPVLTFDSSSPEQRDRYQSVQLLLNQDANDYNNRAVELRLEELIPNTNQWRVYEKAMFTLKRSFTSDFDF